The following proteins are encoded in a genomic region of Synechococcus sp. ROS8604:
- a CDS encoding cytochrome c biogenesis CcdA family protein, with the protein MLSHALQQPGPITVALVFAGGALTSLGPCSLSLLPITLAYLAGFDSQQKPWQRSLSFCAGIVGALVVLGSLSGLLGRIYGQVPGLIPTLVAALAVVMGLNLLGVVRIPLPAGPDPMRWTSRVPAPLAPVTAGLAFGLAASPCTTPVLAVLLGWIASTGRPLLGVLMLTSFGIGQVLPLMLAGNLAASLPRLLALRPIGRWVPPISGVILLATGTLTLLARLT; encoded by the coding sequence CTGCTCAGCCATGCGCTGCAGCAGCCTGGTCCCATCACGGTGGCTCTTGTCTTTGCAGGAGGAGCTTTAACCAGCCTGGGGCCATGTTCCCTGTCGTTGCTGCCAATCACACTCGCCTACCTAGCAGGCTTTGATAGCCAGCAGAAACCTTGGCAACGCAGCCTGTCGTTTTGCGCTGGCATCGTTGGCGCCCTGGTTGTGCTGGGAAGCCTGAGTGGTTTGCTCGGCCGCATTTACGGCCAAGTTCCCGGTTTGATCCCAACTCTTGTTGCGGCGTTGGCAGTGGTGATGGGACTCAATCTGCTTGGAGTGGTTCGAATTCCCCTTCCAGCCGGGCCGGACCCGATGCGTTGGACCAGCAGGGTGCCCGCTCCGCTTGCCCCGGTGACAGCCGGGTTGGCATTTGGGCTTGCTGCTTCACCCTGCACAACCCCCGTACTCGCCGTCCTGCTCGGCTGGATTGCCAGCACGGGACGCCCCCTTCTCGGCGTGCTGATGCTCACAAGCTTTGGGATTGGTCAAGTGCTGCCTCTCATGCTTGCGGGCAACTTGGCAGCCTCCCTGCCGCGCTTGCTGGCGTTACGCCCCATCGGCCGGTGGGTTCCACCGATCAGTGGCGTGATCCTTCTTGCCACAGGCACTCTCACCTTGCTAGCGAGATTGACCTGA
- the queF gene encoding preQ(1) synthase has protein sequence MSKTGTELTKTPLYGERAIADAELICFDNPRPGRPYEVSIELPEFTCLCPFSGYPDFAVLRLIYQPGPRVVELKAIKLYVNHYRNTSISHEEVANKILDDLVAACAPVWMELEADFNPRGNVHTVVRVSHGSRQPC, from the coding sequence ATGAGCAAAACCGGCACTGAGCTCACCAAGACTCCGCTGTATGGCGAAAGGGCTATTGCAGATGCCGAGTTGATCTGTTTCGACAACCCAAGGCCTGGGCGCCCTTATGAGGTGTCGATCGAATTGCCGGAATTTACCTGCCTCTGCCCGTTCTCGGGTTACCCGGATTTCGCGGTGTTGCGCTTGATTTATCAGCCGGGACCTCGGGTGGTCGAGCTGAAAGCGATCAAGTTGTACGTCAATCATTACCGCAACACTTCGATTTCTCATGAAGAGGTGGCGAACAAAATTCTTGATGATCTCGTCGCGGCCTGTGCCCCTGTATGGATGGAGCTAGAAGCTGATTTCAACCCTCGTGGCAACGTTCACACGGTTGTGAGGGTCAGTCATGGGAGCCGTCAACCCTGCTGA
- a CDS encoding FtsW/RodA/SpoVE family cell cycle protein → MSDTSVTSRRSRPTRKRAGALKGPKDSTSRPRGFWQRLLPLDWSLWPTEARLLLSLTAIWCIAGLLVLASASWWVAAREQGEGAYYLKRQLVWMVASWSLMAFVASTTLRRWLKIAGPGLWIGCLMVAATLVMGTTVNGASRWLVIGPIQVQPSELVKPFVVLQAANLFAHWKRSALDQKLIWLASFAILVLLILKQPNLSTAALIGLLIWLMAFSAGLPLLQLFGTALAGGMLGISSILINEYQRIRVISFLNPWNDPQGDGYQLIQSLLAIGSGGIFGQGFGLSTQKLQYLPIQSTDFIFAVYAEEFGFVGSVMLLVFLMLMGFLGLRVALRCRSNQARLTAIGCSTLLVGQSLMNIAVASGAMPTTGLPLPLVSYGGNSLLSSMVIIGLLIRCSLESTGLIGGRGLREQQRRG, encoded by the coding sequence TTGAGCGACACCAGCGTGACCTCCAGAAGGAGCCGACCCACGCGGAAGAGGGCTGGGGCTTTGAAAGGCCCTAAGGACTCAACGTCTCGTCCGCGTGGATTCTGGCAAAGGTTGTTGCCTCTCGATTGGTCCCTTTGGCCAACAGAGGCGAGGCTCCTCCTGAGTCTGACTGCCATCTGGTGCATTGCTGGATTGTTGGTCCTGGCATCCGCCAGCTGGTGGGTAGCCGCTCGCGAGCAAGGAGAAGGGGCTTACTACCTCAAACGCCAACTGGTCTGGATGGTGGCTAGCTGGAGCCTGATGGCCTTCGTTGCTTCCACTACGCTGAGACGTTGGCTCAAGATCGCCGGTCCTGGCCTATGGATCGGCTGCCTGATGGTGGCAGCCACATTGGTGATGGGAACCACGGTGAATGGAGCCAGTCGCTGGCTGGTGATCGGTCCCATCCAGGTCCAGCCTTCAGAGTTGGTGAAACCATTCGTCGTTCTTCAAGCTGCCAATCTCTTCGCCCATTGGAAGCGAAGCGCACTCGATCAAAAACTGATCTGGCTAGCAAGCTTCGCCATCCTCGTTCTGCTGATTCTTAAACAGCCGAATCTGAGTACCGCAGCACTGATCGGTCTGTTGATCTGGTTGATGGCGTTTTCAGCGGGGCTTCCCTTGCTTCAGCTGTTTGGAACCGCACTAGCTGGAGGCATGCTCGGAATCAGCAGCATCCTGATTAACGAGTACCAGCGGATCAGAGTGATCTCGTTTCTCAATCCTTGGAACGACCCCCAGGGCGATGGTTATCAACTCATTCAAAGCCTGTTGGCGATTGGTTCAGGAGGCATTTTTGGCCAGGGATTCGGCCTTTCAACCCAGAAACTGCAATACCTGCCAATCCAAAGCACAGATTTCATCTTCGCTGTCTACGCCGAAGAGTTCGGTTTCGTGGGGTCTGTGATGTTGCTGGTATTTCTGATGTTGATGGGCTTCTTGGGTCTTCGTGTTGCCTTGCGTTGCCGAAGCAATCAGGCAAGGCTGACAGCCATTGGCTGTTCGACCCTTCTGGTTGGACAATCACTCATGAATATTGCCGTGGCCTCCGGTGCCATGCCCACAACAGGCCTCCCCCTCCCACTGGTCAGCTACGGAGGCAATTCATTGCTCTCGAGCATGGTGATTATTGGCCTGTTGATCCGCTGCTCACTCGAATCCACGGGCTTAATCGGTGGTCGCGGCCTCCGAGAGCAACAGCGTCGTGGATAA
- a CDS encoding allophycocyanin subunit alpha yields the protein MSIVSNSIINADAEARYLSPGELDQIKSFVSGGQRRLRVAQVLSESRERIVKTAGGQLFQKRPDVISPGGNAYGEEMTATCLRDMDYYLRLVTYGVVAGDVTPIEEIGVIGARELYRSLGTPLEAMAESVREMKSVAMGILTGSDAEEAGFYFDYVIGSLA from the coding sequence ATGAGCATCGTCTCCAACTCGATCATCAACGCGGATGCCGAAGCCCGCTATCTAAGCCCTGGCGAACTGGACCAAATCAAGTCCTTCGTCAGTGGTGGCCAGCGTCGCCTGCGTGTTGCCCAGGTTCTCAGCGAGAGCAGGGAGCGCATCGTCAAAACAGCAGGCGGCCAGCTTTTCCAAAAGCGTCCTGATGTCATCTCTCCAGGCGGTAACGCCTACGGAGAAGAGATGACCGCAACCTGTTTGCGAGACATGGATTACTACCTTCGCCTTGTCACCTACGGCGTCGTGGCAGGCGATGTCACTCCGATCGAAGAGATTGGCGTCATTGGTGCCCGTGAGCTGTATCGCTCCCTTGGCACTCCTCTTGAAGCCATGGCTGAGTCCGTGCGCGAAATGAAGTCAGTCGCCATGGGCATCCTCACCGGCTCAGACGCCGAAGAGGCTGGTTTTTACTTCGATTACGTGATTGGCTCCCTCGCCTAA
- a CDS encoding phycobilisome rod-core linker polypeptide, which yields MTVTASSGSPRVSPQLYDTLPLSSVRQAEQQDRFPDGGELDTLITFFRSGNDRLDAARLLASNAESIVARAANRIFVGGTPLSFLEEPLSTGEVAATDATPLAADQVAFQDSVRTFTGTESGNTSGNFISRLLQGSDDGDVRVVLPTGFTAISVAKYGPGNMRKSVRDLGWFLRYVGYALVAGDPSILAVNTRGLRDVLEKGCSLVATNVALQEMRAAAAALLRERPEARRLAIECFDVLLKELAIATPSTRQKLGSAVRQGLQLPAIYALAAETAQRFEMRPGLSGAEKAEVVRAAYRQVFERDIAKGYSQTPCAVEASQLVQGKLSMREFIRALGKSKEYRTQFYGPFVNSRVVELAYRHFLGRGISSLEEFRKAFSIVSNQGLNGLVDVLINGAEYAQTFGEETVPYLRDLGEEAQESAGWGSNRRLFRFSAPFESAPQYVTLYASYRQPLGDQHVYGGGNDPIGNQYGAIFPSATASVSTRPAPFGYDTRRLLVSNGLAQPGQMDSPQFRGSRPRRLGPTVVRLQQIATGGNSVPRRGGQPSIRGTESSTQAVIKAVYVQVLGNTGYSGERVESAENRLENGDINLREFIRQVACSNPFRRRYWDGLYITKAIEVMHRRLLGRPTFGRWEIDALFDTAARKGFYGVVDALISSKEFSDCFGDDTVPYERFITPKDLTVRRAPGLCREVKVEKLTDTTLRQRPDPIRNNKFLGTADLTTRNLKPVGSIPSLWSANVSNATPSAQWTNLMRSRGAQNTSGTSPFASPISRTIGSSTPNTSEARLRAALATGEPDGYRFRGGLPTPAMLRRPADESELRQVINATYQQLLNKVPLENQRMVIAESKLRDGQIDLDEFVEAVALGEDFQERLYCMAPLRAATAASLALLGRASTPSETSRFLRIRFESGQPAAVSEVLAQRSESKEPSSVPSLDGMNTQPGVPQETITRTASLYRGPAGMSPPPRKAL from the coding sequence ATGACAGTGACCGCTAGTAGCGGCAGCCCAAGGGTTTCCCCTCAGCTGTACGACACCCTGCCGCTCTCCAGTGTCCGTCAGGCTGAGCAACAAGACCGCTTCCCAGACGGCGGTGAGCTCGACACTCTGATCACTTTTTTCCGAAGTGGAAACGATCGGCTTGACGCAGCCCGACTCCTAGCGAGCAACGCGGAGTCCATCGTGGCCCGTGCCGCCAATCGAATTTTTGTAGGTGGAACTCCTCTCTCGTTTCTGGAAGAACCTCTAAGCACTGGAGAGGTGGCAGCCACGGACGCCACTCCTTTGGCCGCTGATCAGGTTGCATTCCAAGACTCGGTTCGCACCTTTACGGGCACTGAATCCGGCAATACCAGCGGTAATTTCATCAGCAGACTGCTTCAGGGCAGCGACGACGGCGATGTACGCGTCGTTTTACCAACGGGCTTTACCGCCATCAGCGTGGCGAAATATGGCCCAGGGAATATGCGCAAATCGGTGCGCGACCTGGGTTGGTTCCTTCGCTACGTCGGCTACGCCTTAGTAGCCGGAGACCCCAGCATTCTCGCGGTCAATACAAGGGGGTTGAGAGACGTGCTCGAAAAGGGCTGCTCTCTCGTCGCAACAAACGTGGCACTGCAAGAAATGCGTGCTGCTGCTGCGGCCCTTTTGAGAGAGCGCCCTGAAGCACGCCGACTCGCGATCGAATGCTTTGACGTTCTGCTCAAAGAGCTTGCTATCGCTACGCCTTCGACGCGCCAGAAGCTCGGAAGCGCTGTTCGACAAGGGCTGCAACTCCCTGCCATCTATGCCTTAGCCGCTGAAACGGCTCAGCGCTTTGAAATGCGGCCTGGACTCTCTGGAGCTGAAAAAGCAGAGGTTGTTCGTGCCGCCTATCGGCAGGTGTTTGAACGTGACATCGCCAAGGGCTACTCACAAACACCCTGTGCAGTGGAAGCCAGCCAGCTCGTCCAAGGCAAACTTTCCATGCGCGAATTCATTCGTGCGCTCGGAAAGAGCAAGGAATACAGAACTCAGTTTTACGGTCCCTTCGTCAACAGCAGGGTCGTCGAGCTGGCTTACAGGCATTTCCTTGGACGAGGGATCAGTTCTCTCGAAGAGTTCCGAAAAGCCTTCTCGATCGTCAGCAACCAAGGTCTCAACGGTCTTGTCGATGTGCTGATTAATGGTGCGGAGTATGCCCAAACCTTCGGAGAGGAAACCGTTCCTTATCTGCGTGATCTCGGGGAAGAGGCCCAGGAAAGTGCTGGCTGGGGTTCCAATCGCCGCTTGTTCCGATTCAGCGCTCCCTTCGAATCTGCGCCGCAATACGTCACCCTGTATGCCTCGTACCGCCAACCCTTAGGAGACCAGCACGTCTACGGCGGCGGCAATGATCCGATTGGCAATCAATACGGAGCCATTTTCCCGTCTGCCACGGCATCTGTTTCCACACGCCCAGCACCTTTCGGATACGACACCCGTCGTCTGCTTGTGAGCAATGGGCTTGCCCAGCCTGGGCAAATGGACAGTCCCCAGTTCCGCGGCAGCCGACCACGCCGACTTGGGCCCACGGTTGTCCGCTTACAACAGATCGCCACTGGGGGAAATTCCGTGCCCCGTCGGGGCGGACAACCCAGCATCCGTGGGACAGAATCCAGCACCCAGGCTGTCATTAAAGCCGTCTACGTGCAGGTTCTCGGAAACACCGGATATTCCGGAGAGAGGGTTGAAAGCGCCGAAAACAGACTCGAAAATGGCGATATCAACTTGCGTGAGTTCATCCGCCAAGTTGCCTGCTCTAACCCCTTCCGACGTCGCTATTGGGACGGCCTTTACATCACGAAGGCCATCGAAGTGATGCATCGCCGATTACTTGGTCGTCCCACCTTTGGTCGTTGGGAAATTGATGCGCTGTTTGACACCGCAGCTCGCAAAGGCTTCTACGGAGTTGTTGATGCCCTGATTAGCAGCAAAGAGTTTTCCGACTGTTTCGGAGATGACACGGTTCCCTATGAACGGTTCATTACTCCGAAAGACCTGACTGTGAGGCGCGCTCCTGGGCTTTGCCGAGAAGTGAAGGTTGAAAAACTGACTGATACAACCTTGCGCCAGCGGCCTGATCCCATTCGAAACAACAAGTTCCTTGGCACTGCAGACCTCACGACACGCAATCTGAAGCCAGTGGGATCTATCCCTTCCCTTTGGAGTGCCAACGTCAGCAACGCAACGCCTTCAGCGCAGTGGACAAACCTGATGCGTTCCCGTGGGGCACAAAACACCTCAGGAACTTCCCCGTTTGCATCACCAATCAGTCGAACGATTGGCAGCTCTACCCCCAATACATCTGAAGCTCGTCTGCGTGCAGCCCTAGCCACTGGCGAGCCCGACGGATATCGCTTCCGTGGAGGATTGCCAACACCGGCCATGCTGCGAAGACCCGCTGATGAAAGCGAGCTGCGCCAAGTCATCAATGCTACTTACCAGCAACTTCTCAATAAGGTTCCACTCGAAAATCAACGGATGGTCATCGCCGAGTCCAAACTGCGCGATGGTCAGATCGATCTTGATGAATTCGTTGAAGCCGTTGCCCTCGGAGAGGACTTCCAAGAGCGTTTGTACTGCATGGCACCCCTGCGAGCAGCCACCGCTGCGTCGTTAGCCCTTCTCGGACGCGCCTCAACGCCATCTGAAACGAGTCGATTCCTGAGAATCAGATTTGAATCAGGTCAGCCAGCAGCCGTCAGTGAAGTTTTGGCCCAGAGGAGTGAATCCAAGGAGCCATCAAGCGTTCCAAGTCTCGATGGAATGAACACCCAACCGGGTGTCCCTCAGGAGACAATCACTCGCACTGCGTCTCTTTACCGAGGCCCAGCGGGCATGTCGCCGCCACCACGAAAAGCTCTTTAA
- the atpB gene encoding F0F1 ATP synthase subunit A has protein sequence MALLPFTLPFAELEVGHHLYWQIGNLNLHGQIFLSSWILIGALLAFVLVGTKNLSRDPKGAQNLLEFLWDYIRDLSRDQIGEKYYREWLPFIGTLFLFIFVSNWGGALIPWKVIELPEGELGAPTADINTTVAMALLVTLAYFYAGLSKKGWRFFELYVEPTPIMLPFKIIEEFTKPLSLSFRLFGNILADELAVGVLVYLVPLIVPLPVMLLGLFTSAIQALIFATLAAFYIGEGLHEAH, from the coding sequence ATGGCTTTGCTGCCTTTCACACTGCCGTTCGCCGAACTGGAGGTTGGTCACCATCTGTATTGGCAGATCGGTAACCTCAATCTGCACGGCCAGATTTTCCTCAGCTCCTGGATTTTGATCGGTGCCCTGCTCGCCTTTGTGCTTGTAGGTACTAAAAATCTTAGTCGCGATCCAAAAGGTGCGCAGAACCTTCTTGAGTTCTTGTGGGATTACATTCGTGATCTCTCTCGTGATCAGATCGGAGAGAAGTATTACCGCGAATGGCTCCCCTTTATTGGCACCCTGTTCCTGTTCATTTTTGTCAGTAATTGGGGTGGTGCACTGATCCCTTGGAAGGTGATCGAACTCCCTGAAGGAGAACTTGGAGCTCCAACCGCAGACATCAACACCACGGTGGCGATGGCTCTGCTTGTGACACTGGCTTATTTCTATGCTGGTTTGAGCAAGAAGGGTTGGAGATTCTTCGAGCTTTACGTGGAGCCAACTCCCATCATGCTCCCATTCAAAATCATCGAGGAATTTACCAAGCCTCTATCTCTTTCTTTCCGTCTTTTCGGAAACATCCTTGCTGATGAATTAGCGGTAGGTGTGCTTGTTTATCTTGTGCCCCTTATTGTTCCCCTTCCGGTGATGTTGCTTGGCCTCTTCACCAGTGCTATTCAGGCTCTTATTTTTGCGACTCTTGCGGCCTTCTACATCGGTGAAGGTCTTCACGAAGCGCACTAG
- a CDS encoding P-II family nitrogen regulator has product MKKVEAIIRPFKLEDVKLALVNAGIVGMTVSEVRGFGRQKGQVERYRGSEFTVEFLQKLKVEVVIDDDRVDDVINAIAEAAKTGEIGDGKIFVSPVETVVRIRTGDRDSSAL; this is encoded by the coding sequence ATGAAAAAGGTCGAAGCCATCATCCGTCCCTTCAAGCTTGAAGATGTCAAGTTGGCGTTGGTCAATGCCGGCATCGTCGGCATGACCGTGAGCGAAGTGCGCGGATTCGGTCGTCAGAAGGGGCAAGTGGAGCGCTATCGCGGTTCTGAATTCACTGTTGAGTTTCTGCAGAAGCTGAAAGTTGAGGTTGTGATCGACGATGACCGCGTCGATGATGTGATCAACGCCATTGCAGAAGCAGCAAAAACAGGCGAGATCGGCGATGGCAAGATTTTTGTCTCCCCAGTCGAAACCGTGGTACGCATTCGTACAGGCGATCGCGACAGTTCAGCCCTCTGA
- the apcB gene encoding allophycocyanin subunit beta, with protein MQDAITNVINKSDVQGLYLDTTSMTSLESYFASGELRVKAAATISANASSIIKDAVAKALLYSDITRPGGNMYTTRRYAACIRDLDYYLRYSTYAMLAGDTSILDERVLNGLKETYNSLGVPIGATVQAIQAMKEVTASLVGPDAGKEMGVYFDYICSGLGN; from the coding sequence ATGCAAGACGCGATTACCAACGTCATCAACAAGTCGGACGTTCAGGGCCTGTATCTGGACACCACGTCCATGACCAGCCTCGAGTCGTATTTCGCCAGCGGCGAACTGCGTGTTAAGGCTGCCGCCACCATTAGCGCTAACGCCTCTTCGATCATCAAAGATGCGGTTGCCAAGGCCTTGCTGTACTCGGACATCACACGTCCAGGCGGCAACATGTACACCACGCGTCGCTATGCAGCTTGCATTCGCGACCTGGATTACTACTTGCGCTATTCCACCTACGCGATGCTCGCTGGTGACACCTCCATCCTTGATGAGCGTGTCCTGAACGGTCTTAAGGAGACCTACAACTCCTTGGGCGTGCCGATCGGCGCAACCGTCCAAGCCATCCAAGCTATGAAGGAAGTCACGGCTTCCCTGGTTGGCCCTGATGCCGGCAAGGAGATGGGTGTCTACTTCGACTACATCTGTTCTGGTCTCGGCAACTGA
- a CDS encoding phycobilisome linker polypeptide: MRLFKVTACIPSPEKVRSQRELQNTFFTKWVPYESWFAEQQRIQKQGGRIIKVELCTGGRQVNVGN; encoded by the coding sequence ATGCGTCTCTTCAAGGTCACGGCCTGCATCCCCTCGCCCGAGAAGGTTCGTTCACAGCGTGAGCTGCAAAACACCTTCTTCACCAAGTGGGTGCCCTACGAGAGCTGGTTCGCTGAACAACAGCGAATCCAGAAGCAAGGTGGCCGCATCATCAAAGTTGAACTTTGTACCGGTGGCCGTCAGGTCAACGTTGGTAACTAA
- a CDS encoding cytochrome c biogenesis protein ResB, with amino-acid sequence MPALRRLFALLSDLRLAILLLLLIAGASALGTILPQNEAPDLYLERFNADPWLGLINGEQMLQLQLDSIYSSVWFLSLLAWLGLALILCSWRRQWPALLATMRWIDYRQPRQLSKLALAESIRCSNGASALDALSSHLQQQGWAVQRHEDRLAARRGVIGKVGPLLVHTGLVLLLIGAAWGALAGNRLERFLAPGRALDLLDPSGNNRLSLTLERFEIERDPAGRTEQFRSTLRLDPPGGPSEQRMISVNHPLRYRGMTVYQADWSLAAITVQIGKSPELQLPLRSFPELGEQIWGLVLPTRPDGSEPVLMSTSSEQGPVQVFDADGSLLGNLRPGGASTEIKGLPLRVADIMPASGLLLKRDPGVPLVYAGFAITLLGGGLSLIATRQLWAVLDPETLQPSHRKLHIGGLCNRNLAGFAAELPVLISRVDGSHD; translated from the coding sequence ATGCCTGCACTTCGCCGACTCTTCGCGCTGCTCTCCGATCTTCGTTTGGCGATCCTGCTCCTTCTGCTCATTGCAGGAGCCAGTGCCCTTGGGACCATTCTTCCGCAGAACGAAGCGCCTGATTTGTATCTCGAGCGTTTCAATGCGGACCCATGGCTCGGATTGATCAACGGCGAGCAGATGTTGCAACTGCAGCTGGACAGCATCTATTCCAGCGTGTGGTTTTTAAGCCTTTTGGCATGGCTGGGGTTGGCCTTGATCCTCTGCAGCTGGCGTCGTCAATGGCCAGCGCTGCTCGCCACCATGCGCTGGATTGACTATCGCCAACCCAGGCAGCTGAGCAAGTTGGCACTGGCCGAATCAATTCGCTGTTCCAACGGTGCATCGGCCCTAGACGCGCTGAGTTCCCACCTCCAGCAGCAAGGCTGGGCGGTCCAGAGGCATGAGGATCGGCTTGCGGCGCGGCGTGGCGTGATTGGGAAGGTAGGGCCCCTGTTGGTTCACACCGGCTTGGTCCTGCTGCTTATCGGGGCTGCATGGGGAGCACTGGCTGGAAATCGCTTGGAACGCTTCCTTGCCCCTGGCCGAGCTCTCGATCTTCTAGACCCGTCTGGAAACAACAGGCTCTCGCTGACCCTCGAGCGCTTCGAGATTGAGCGTGATCCAGCAGGACGCACCGAACAATTTCGCTCAACGCTGAGGCTCGATCCGCCAGGAGGCCCCTCAGAGCAGCGCATGATCAGCGTGAATCATCCACTCCGCTATCGAGGGATGACGGTCTATCAAGCGGATTGGTCGCTTGCTGCGATCACCGTACAAATCGGCAAGAGCCCTGAATTGCAATTACCTCTTCGGAGTTTTCCCGAGCTCGGTGAACAAATTTGGGGTCTTGTGCTTCCCACACGGCCGGATGGATCTGAGCCAGTGCTGATGAGCACAAGCAGCGAACAAGGCCCTGTTCAGGTGTTCGATGCCGACGGATCGCTGCTCGGCAACCTGCGACCTGGCGGAGCATCCACTGAAATCAAAGGATTACCCCTGAGGGTGGCCGACATCATGCCCGCCAGCGGACTGCTCCTTAAGCGTGACCCTGGCGTCCCACTGGTTTATGCAGGCTTTGCGATCACACTGCTTGGCGGAGGACTCAGCTTGATCGCAACCCGACAACTCTGGGCCGTGCTTGACCCAGAAACCTTGCAGCCATCCCACAGAAAGCTGCACATCGGCGGACTATGCAATCGCAATCTCGCTGGCTTCGCGGCTGAATTACCAGTCCTGATCAGCAGGGTTGACGGCTCCCATGACTGA
- a CDS encoding trans-aconitate 2-methyltransferase: protein MNTPPSDVATPVVSAFYDRFPYPADPLQDGPPPGYNWRWCHDSVLAAVKGGLKAQDSKDEVIRILDAGCGTGVSTDYLCHLNPGAEILAVDISAGALDVARERLRRSGGAEQVRSLRQEQRSLLDLQDEGVFDYINSVGVLHHLRDPLAGLKALGQRLAPQGILHLFLYADAGRWEIHRTQKALELLDAGTGSDGLRLGRELFSDLPETNRLRRTHDQRWALDTQADANFADMYLHPQETSYDLGRLMALIKASGLYFAGFSNPSVWDPARLLKGELLSRAQALSPADQWALVEQLDPDISHFEFFVSAQPIKPWRWPNDKTLLQASGRRQSCLWGWPSRSMLGPDLEPISISDEEMSLLRLVDENPDVPLGILSGDPTTASLARGLMSKKLLLLEANDALLSGIT, encoded by the coding sequence ATGAACACTCCTCCCTCGGATGTGGCGACCCCTGTGGTGAGCGCCTTTTATGACCGCTTCCCCTATCCAGCAGACCCCCTTCAAGACGGTCCGCCTCCTGGATACAACTGGCGCTGGTGCCACGACAGCGTGCTCGCTGCGGTGAAGGGAGGGCTCAAAGCTCAGGATTCCAAGGATGAGGTGATTCGCATCCTTGATGCGGGGTGTGGCACAGGAGTCAGTACGGACTACCTCTGTCACCTCAATCCGGGCGCAGAGATTTTGGCCGTGGATATCAGTGCGGGAGCACTCGATGTGGCGCGGGAGCGCTTGCGCCGTTCTGGAGGTGCTGAACAGGTCCGATCCCTACGACAAGAGCAGCGCAGCCTTTTGGATCTTCAAGATGAAGGTGTTTTTGATTACATCAACTCCGTAGGGGTTTTGCATCACCTGCGCGACCCACTGGCTGGATTGAAAGCACTGGGCCAGCGACTGGCTCCTCAGGGGATTTTGCATCTATTTCTCTATGCCGACGCTGGCCGTTGGGAGATTCATCGCACGCAGAAAGCTCTGGAGCTATTGGACGCTGGGACGGGTTCGGACGGATTGAGGTTGGGGCGTGAGTTGTTTTCAGACTTGCCTGAGACCAACCGTTTGCGCCGCACCCACGACCAACGTTGGGCGCTTGATACCCAAGCTGACGCCAACTTTGCCGATATGTATTTGCACCCTCAGGAGACCAGCTACGACCTCGGGAGGCTGATGGCCTTAATCAAGGCGTCGGGGCTTTATTTCGCTGGCTTCTCCAATCCTTCTGTCTGGGACCCCGCTCGATTGCTCAAGGGTGAATTGCTATCCCGTGCTCAAGCTCTATCGCCAGCGGATCAATGGGCACTGGTCGAGCAGCTCGACCCCGACATCAGCCACTTTGAGTTTTTTGTGAGCGCACAACCCATAAAGCCTTGGCGTTGGCCCAACGACAAAACGCTGCTCCAAGCGTCTGGTCGACGCCAGTCATGTCTGTGGGGGTGGCCTTCCAGAAGCATGTTGGGCCCAGATCTCGAACCCATCTCCATTTCAGATGAGGAAATGAGCCTGCTCCGTTTAGTGGATGAAAACCCTGACGTTCCCCTAGGAATCCTGAGTGGAGACCCAACAACTGCTTCTTTAGCCAGAGGCCTCATGAGCAAAAAATTGCTTTTGCTCGAGGCTAACGATGCGTTACTCAGCGGAATCACGTGA